The proteins below are encoded in one region of Planctopirus limnophila DSM 3776:
- the amt gene encoding ammonium transporter: MSPGRVITVALQRSTPPILRTGTVQVSVMLDAFQSVSLLWVMCAAILVFMMQGGFCLLEAGVTRTKNSINVALKNLTDFCISAMIFWLFGYGIMFGHSAYGWIGTSRFMPDEQFFSIGSTPTAASAIALGFFLFQMMFCGTSTTIVSGAVAERIRFAGYLVLTVVLSGLIYPLFGHWAWGGADTGSPTGWLAKLGFVDFAGSTVVHAIGGWFSLAAVIIIGPRLGRFDTKAPRIRGHNLVLATCGVMLLWVGWFGFNGGSTLALNSQVPRILVATNLAAIASCLTALFMAWWIEKRAIVEMTLNGALGGLVAVTASCHIIPFWGAVLLGVGAGVISVAVTYLLDDFKIDDVVSAVPVHAACGLFGTVFWPLFTPEQSFQHGMSCLQQFGVQLLGSGVAFVWAFGVGGVCIYLINKVMPLRVRARDEIVGLNFVEHGASNDLAELMSTMNDHRTRGDFSQHVFVEPHSEVGQIAAEYNRVLDRVTDEIRAREETTHALKSAEEKYRSIFENAVEGIFQTSPSGIYMNVNPALAKIYGYDSPNDLIGSIGDISKDLYVDPQRRAEFCRLIETEGAVKGFVSEVYRRDGSTIWISENAHPVKNAAGRILYYEGSVEDVTEVRRAEQWRAEKAEAEAANEAKSQFLAKMSHEIRTPLNGVIGMLDLLKATSLDDRQKRYVTICRSSADTLLGLINDILDLSKIEAGRMELALVDFDLHQLVEDISEMFVHRAEGKGVELACHIAPDVPQRIEGDPERLRQILVNLVGNALKFTSVGYVLIKVSMAQSPTGEHRLQIHVKDTGIGISPAQQQKLFQPFTQADVTTSRRFGGTGLGLSICRQLADLMQGSIQIESAVGVGTTFTVDLPLTSAEVSKVAPEHEPLAGLRVLLVDDNEINLEILSEHLVAWGCRVSKCLSAETALSLLSKPATTGPAFSIAIIDKQMPGFDGEMLAGSIRKYAHLDSLRILMLTSVDFSDAAVDGIPPWDAWINKPVRAGRLLEMLQKLRDYVPLENARELSAQQPLSETKTPSARILIADDNEVNLIVTTELVRSLGFDTETAADGSIVLEKLKSQTYDLILMDCQMPTLDGFETTRKIREIEKQAQNGEHIPIVALTANAIQGDNDRCRQAGMDGYLTKPIDHAQLSNTLLQILTTHQPVPQQEHKVDIELSSNKNLVTQLSPVSVGTIPQVVTAIETISPAKNITKSILSSVSSDSIAIPEAIINVHQQSIEAVQFQELVNRCRRDHEFALRVLQKFATRVLADKAQFALALAAEDSKTLKSLSHSLKGAAANVGATRLAQLAGNLEEQISDESLTVHEQNLNDLFNEIDTVREWIDRKLLAEHAPASAAGSVAL; this comes from the coding sequence GTGAGCCCGGGACGTGTGATCACTGTCGCACTCCAGCGGTCAACACCACCAATTCTTCGGACTGGCACCGTGCAGGTAAGTGTCATGCTCGATGCGTTTCAATCGGTTTCGCTGTTGTGGGTGATGTGCGCCGCCATTCTCGTCTTCATGATGCAGGGTGGTTTCTGCCTGCTGGAAGCGGGTGTGACCCGCACCAAGAACAGCATTAACGTCGCGCTGAAAAACCTCACAGACTTTTGCATTTCAGCCATGATCTTCTGGCTGTTTGGCTACGGCATCATGTTCGGCCACTCTGCCTATGGGTGGATTGGCACTTCTCGCTTCATGCCTGATGAGCAATTCTTCTCCATTGGTAGTACCCCCACAGCGGCCTCGGCCATCGCGTTAGGATTTTTCCTGTTCCAGATGATGTTCTGCGGAACATCGACCACGATTGTTTCGGGTGCCGTCGCAGAGCGAATTCGCTTCGCCGGGTATCTGGTCCTCACCGTTGTACTTTCCGGATTGATCTATCCATTGTTTGGTCACTGGGCATGGGGCGGGGCGGATACAGGATCTCCCACCGGTTGGCTGGCAAAACTGGGCTTTGTCGATTTTGCAGGCTCGACTGTTGTCCACGCCATTGGCGGATGGTTCTCTCTAGCTGCTGTCATCATTATTGGCCCCAGACTGGGACGCTTTGATACCAAAGCTCCTCGCATTCGTGGACATAACCTCGTTTTGGCAACCTGCGGTGTCATGCTCCTCTGGGTCGGCTGGTTTGGCTTTAATGGCGGCAGCACATTAGCACTCAATTCACAGGTTCCTCGAATTCTGGTCGCTACCAACCTGGCTGCGATTGCCAGTTGTTTAACAGCTCTCTTTATGGCCTGGTGGATCGAGAAACGTGCCATTGTTGAAATGACGCTCAATGGGGCACTGGGCGGGCTCGTGGCCGTGACCGCGTCATGCCACATTATTCCCTTTTGGGGAGCGGTCCTCTTGGGTGTTGGTGCCGGTGTCATCTCCGTCGCAGTTACTTATTTACTCGATGATTTCAAGATCGACGATGTCGTCTCTGCAGTTCCTGTTCACGCAGCCTGTGGACTCTTTGGAACCGTCTTCTGGCCACTCTTTACTCCTGAGCAAAGTTTCCAGCACGGCATGAGTTGCCTGCAGCAGTTTGGTGTGCAGTTGCTGGGCTCCGGGGTCGCGTTTGTCTGGGCATTTGGTGTCGGTGGAGTCTGTATTTATCTGATTAATAAAGTCATGCCTCTGCGCGTCAGAGCCCGCGACGAAATTGTGGGATTGAACTTTGTCGAACATGGGGCTTCCAACGACCTGGCCGAACTAATGAGTACCATGAACGATCATCGGACCCGCGGTGATTTCAGCCAGCATGTCTTTGTTGAGCCCCATAGCGAAGTCGGCCAGATCGCTGCAGAATACAACCGCGTGCTGGATCGCGTGACGGATGAAATTCGTGCCCGCGAAGAAACCACCCACGCCTTGAAATCGGCCGAAGAAAAATATCGCAGTATCTTTGAAAACGCCGTCGAAGGGATCTTTCAAACCTCGCCGAGCGGGATCTACATGAATGTGAATCCTGCTCTGGCCAAGATCTATGGCTACGATTCCCCCAACGATCTGATTGGCTCAATCGGCGACATTTCGAAAGATCTTTATGTCGATCCACAAAGACGGGCTGAGTTCTGCCGTCTGATTGAAACGGAAGGGGCCGTCAAAGGTTTTGTCTCGGAAGTTTACAGGCGTGATGGCAGTACCATCTGGATCTCCGAAAACGCTCATCCGGTGAAGAATGCCGCTGGTCGCATTTTATACTATGAAGGCTCTGTAGAGGATGTCACCGAGGTTCGCCGAGCTGAACAATGGCGAGCAGAAAAAGCCGAAGCTGAAGCTGCTAACGAAGCTAAAAGCCAATTTCTCGCCAAGATGAGTCACGAAATCCGGACTCCGCTCAACGGTGTCATTGGCATGCTCGACTTGCTTAAAGCCACCTCGCTCGATGATCGCCAGAAACGCTACGTGACCATCTGTCGTTCATCGGCCGATACCTTGCTGGGTTTAATAAACGATATTCTCGATCTCTCCAAAATCGAGGCCGGTCGTATGGAACTGGCTCTTGTTGATTTTGATCTGCACCAACTGGTCGAAGATATCTCCGAGATGTTTGTCCATCGTGCGGAAGGTAAAGGAGTCGAGCTGGCCTGCCATATTGCTCCCGATGTCCCTCAACGAATTGAAGGGGATCCAGAACGGTTGCGGCAGATCCTGGTCAATCTTGTCGGTAACGCTCTCAAGTTTACTTCTGTCGGCTATGTCCTCATCAAGGTTTCGATGGCTCAATCCCCGACTGGGGAGCATCGCTTGCAGATCCATGTCAAAGATACAGGGATCGGAATTTCGCCAGCTCAGCAACAAAAACTCTTCCAGCCCTTTACCCAGGCAGATGTCACCACATCTCGTCGATTTGGCGGTACCGGGTTGGGGCTATCGATCTGCCGTCAGTTGGCCGACCTGATGCAGGGATCGATACAGATAGAGAGTGCCGTCGGTGTCGGTACGACATTTACTGTCGACCTGCCGTTAACCTCTGCTGAGGTTTCAAAAGTCGCTCCAGAGCATGAGCCATTAGCCGGACTGCGTGTTCTGCTGGTCGATGATAACGAAATTAACCTCGAAATTCTCAGCGAACATCTGGTTGCCTGGGGTTGCCGGGTCAGTAAATGCCTCTCGGCAGAGACCGCATTATCGCTATTAAGTAAACCAGCCACCACAGGTCCAGCTTTCTCGATTGCCATTATCGATAAGCAAATGCCAGGCTTTGATGGTGAAATGCTCGCTGGCAGCATTCGCAAGTACGCACACCTGGATTCCCTGCGCATTCTCATGCTCACCAGTGTCGACTTCAGTGATGCAGCAGTGGATGGGATCCCTCCGTGGGATGCGTGGATCAATAAACCTGTCCGGGCAGGACGTCTGCTCGAGATGTTGCAGAAACTGCGCGACTACGTTCCTTTAGAAAATGCTCGTGAATTGTCTGCACAACAGCCACTATCAGAAACCAAAACACCTTCTGCGAGAATTTTGATTGCCGACGATAATGAGGTCAACCTGATTGTGACCACCGAGCTGGTCAGGTCATTAGGCTTCGATACAGAGACAGCCGCTGATGGGTCAATTGTCCTGGAGAAACTGAAATCGCAAACTTATGACCTGATACTTATGGATTGCCAGATGCCGACCCTCGACGGCTTCGAAACCACACGGAAGATTCGAGAAATCGAAAAACAAGCTCAGAACGGAGAGCATATTCCGATTGTTGCTTTAACGGCGAACGCTATTCAGGGAGATAACGATCGCTGCCGACAGGCTGGCATGGATGGCTATCTCACAAAGCCGATTGACCATGCTCAATTGAGTAACACGTTGTTGCAAATACTGACAACTCATCAGCCGGTTCCACAGCAAGAACACAAAGTTGATATTGAGTTATCCAGCAACAAGAATCTGGTAACACAATTGTCCCCGGTCTCTGTAGGAACAATTCCACAAGTAGTGACGGCTATTGAAACGATTTCACCTGCAAAAAATATTACGAAGTCGATTCTTTCTTCAGTCTCTAGTGATTCCATTGCGATACCAGAGGCCATCATTAATGTTCATCAGCAATCGATCGAAGCGGTGCAATTTCAGGAATTGGTCAATCGCTGCCGGAGAGATCACGAGTTCGCCCTGAGAGTTCTTCAAAAATTCGCCACCCGGGTACTGGCCGATAAGGCACAATTCGCACTCGCTTTAGCTGCTGAAGATTCGAAAACTCTCAAATCGTTATCTCACTCCTTGAAAGGTGCCGCAGCTAACGTTGGTGCGACTCGATTGGCCCAATTGGCTGGAAATCTCGAAGAGCAGATCAGTGACGAGTCTTTAACTGTTCACGAACAGAATCTGAATGACTTATTCAATGAAATTGATACAGTCAGAGAATGGATCGATCGAAAGCTTCTGGCGGAGCATGCTCCAGCCAGTGCTGCTGGATCGGTGGCTCTCTAG
- a CDS encoding HD domain-containing phosphohydrolase has protein sequence MKILIVDDDDMILEMLEHTLVPAGYEVLRAHNGTTALEILSQEPCRLVISDWDMPGMSGIDLCRAVRSQDFVSYVYVLLLTSHNSRESLVEGMIAGADDFVNKPFDPEELLVRLRAGVRVLSLETREVLIHSLAKLTESRDPDTGHHLERVQHYSRVLADELSRSERYRDMIDAEFIRLVFLTSPLHDIGKVGVPDSVLLKPGKLTSEEFEVMKRHTTLGSETLSSALERMPEARFLQVARDIAASHHEKFDGSGYPAGLKGTEIPLAARIVALADVYDALTTKRVYKEACSPEVTREIIVNSSGTHFDPDIVDAFISCEHMFDVIREQFMDISKLS, from the coding sequence ATGAAAATCCTGATTGTTGATGATGACGACATGATCCTCGAAATGCTCGAACATACGTTAGTACCTGCAGGGTACGAGGTCCTTCGTGCCCATAATGGAACGACGGCTCTGGAGATTCTTTCGCAAGAACCCTGTCGACTCGTGATTTCTGACTGGGATATGCCCGGCATGAGCGGAATCGACCTCTGCAGAGCCGTCCGCTCTCAGGACTTCGTCAGCTATGTCTATGTCCTGCTGCTTACCAGCCATAATAGCCGGGAGTCGCTGGTGGAAGGGATGATTGCCGGCGCCGATGATTTTGTGAACAAACCCTTCGATCCCGAAGAACTTCTGGTGAGGTTAAGAGCCGGAGTCAGAGTTCTCTCGCTGGAAACTCGTGAAGTCCTCATTCACTCGCTCGCCAAACTCACCGAATCCAGAGATCCGGATACGGGCCACCATCTGGAACGTGTTCAGCATTATTCACGAGTTCTGGCCGATGAATTGAGCCGCTCAGAGCGTTATCGCGACATGATCGACGCCGAGTTCATCCGTCTGGTCTTCCTCACCAGTCCGCTGCACGATATCGGTAAAGTCGGTGTGCCCGATAGCGTACTCCTCAAGCCGGGGAAGCTGACGAGTGAAGAATTTGAAGTCATGAAGCGACATACGACGTTAGGCTCGGAAACGCTGTCTTCAGCACTCGAACGCATGCCCGAAGCCAGATTTCTGCAAGTCGCCCGAGACATCGCTGCCAGCCATCATGAAAAATTCGATGGCTCAGGCTATCCCGCCGGTCTTAAAGGAACAGAGATTCCACTGGCTGCCCGGATTGTGGCACTGGCCGATGTCTACGATGCGTTAACCACCAAACGCGTTTACAAGGAAGCCTGTTCTCCCGAAGTCACTCGTGAGATTATCGTCAATTCTTCCGGGACTCATTTCGACCCGGATATTGTGGACGCCTTCATCTCCTGCGAGCACATGTTTGATGTGATTCGCGAACAGTTTATGGATATCTCAAAACTCTCCTGA
- a CDS encoding UDP-N-acetylmuramoyl-tripeptide--D-alanyl-D-alanine ligase has protein sequence MKRHPLEVLATILCGTILGDQRTVAAAEKKFSGRVSIDSRKLKEGDLFLALSTGQRDGHLFLSDAAKAGAAFAIIERHFEAEFASLKLSMPAVVVADSVLALQLLAASHRDEFDGLVVGITGSVGKTSTRSMLYEVLQARYSGRQSPANFNNTLGLPLSILELECTRDEFAVLEMGAGQRGDIARLCEIAQPEMGVITSIGLAHLATFGTPLSVAESKAELFESLPENGVAFFPGHDPFALVLKDKAHCRTVTVGEDTVNDWTIQQVRAVRDGYRFVMDGQDYFIRTVARHFVQNAGLAIAVGREVGISNAEIADQLAKWQPVSGRCSLIPHPSLTILDDCYNASPSAMAAALRTLEELGEREETRTIAVLGDMAELGEISEREHRRVGQLAGGLSIDFILAVGQHADLIAKAAKATNLSLHRLAVARDVEMAWMLLECWIEEGDVILVKGSRSMGLERIVENLRSFQPAVRDRFHRLSA, from the coding sequence ATGAAACGACATCCGCTTGAAGTTCTGGCAACGATCCTTTGCGGGACAATTCTGGGTGATCAGCGAACTGTCGCTGCCGCGGAAAAGAAATTCTCGGGCCGGGTATCGATCGATTCGAGAAAGCTCAAAGAAGGAGATCTGTTTCTCGCTCTGTCAACGGGTCAGCGGGATGGGCATTTGTTCTTGAGTGATGCCGCGAAGGCTGGTGCCGCTTTTGCCATTATTGAACGTCACTTCGAGGCGGAGTTCGCTTCGCTCAAGTTATCGATGCCGGCTGTGGTAGTGGCAGATTCGGTTCTGGCTTTGCAGTTACTCGCTGCGAGTCATCGCGATGAGTTTGATGGCCTGGTCGTGGGCATTACCGGGAGCGTGGGAAAAACGAGTACACGTTCGATGCTCTACGAAGTGTTGCAGGCCAGATACTCGGGTCGGCAAAGCCCGGCGAATTTCAACAATACACTGGGGTTGCCGTTATCAATTCTTGAACTTGAATGTACTCGGGATGAGTTTGCAGTTCTTGAAATGGGGGCCGGCCAGCGAGGGGATATTGCGCGACTGTGTGAGATCGCCCAGCCCGAAATGGGTGTCATCACCTCGATTGGTCTGGCTCACCTGGCAACGTTTGGGACACCGCTCAGCGTGGCCGAATCGAAGGCAGAACTGTTTGAATCGTTGCCGGAAAATGGAGTGGCATTCTTTCCGGGGCATGATCCATTTGCTCTGGTTCTGAAAGATAAGGCCCATTGCCGTACGGTGACTGTCGGTGAAGATACCGTCAACGACTGGACGATTCAGCAGGTTCGTGCTGTCAGGGATGGCTATCGATTTGTGATGGATGGCCAGGACTACTTCATTCGAACGGTCGCCCGCCATTTTGTTCAGAATGCAGGTCTGGCGATTGCCGTGGGGCGTGAAGTGGGAATCTCGAATGCCGAGATCGCCGATCAATTGGCGAAGTGGCAGCCTGTGAGTGGTCGCTGTTCGCTGATTCCACATCCATCACTGACGATTCTGGATGATTGCTACAATGCGAGCCCTTCGGCCATGGCAGCGGCTCTACGCACATTAGAAGAGCTGGGAGAGCGCGAAGAAACCCGTACCATCGCAGTGCTGGGCGATATGGCCGAGTTAGGTGAGATCAGTGAGCGGGAACACCGTCGTGTGGGACAATTGGCTGGCGGGCTTTCGATCGATTTTATCCTGGCTGTGGGCCAGCATGCAGACCTGATTGCTAAAGCGGCCAAGGCGACGAATCTTTCATTACATCGGTTGGCTGTCGCTCGAGATGTTGAAATGGCGTGGATGCTGCTGGAATGCTGGATCGAAGAGGGCGATGTGATTCTTGTGAAAGGGTCACGTTCGATGGGGCTGGAACGAATTGTCGAGAACCTGCGATCATTTCAACCCGCAGTCCGAGACCGATTCCATCGACTTTCGGCATGA
- a CDS encoding UDP-N-acetylmuramoyl-L-alanyl-D-glutamate--2,6-diaminopimelate ligase: protein MPPQHALPASLSLKDHLPTAELMGAGDIYFNDVTLDSRECRPKTLFVAAPGRNSHGSQFLEEAISRGAVGVVTSQVLPNCPLPQCVVANPRAAYAYLSQSLYGHPASRLRMMGVTGTNGKTTVSWMTRALMAKSGYRTGLLGTVEYFDGYRAEPSVLTTPDAKLMAFWQHRMVSRGTTHLAMELSSHSLDQSRAAALPLDCAIVTNITHDHLDYHGDFASYREAKARILDLVKPGGTIALHINDPGAASLASLVPAECRLIRYGVNVDAELSAQILSESLSGTTFRVQYQGQVMQMKLRILGRHNIENALAALAAGLAWKVPFLSMAEALEEFRPVPGRMERCTWGEPFDIFVDYAHTPDALSRALCSLRGLTRGRLICVFGAGGDRDATKRPLLGRAASQADVAIVTSDNPRSENPEKIIQQICDGVPAQQVEVVIEVDRKLAIQHAIEQALPGDMILIAGKGHESEQIIGASHLPFDDRRVVRELLENRSKESLNRLPPAKSFIANSYSASGCSDMAPASSPMGMALQTEAILPNPAAVETDSLQRVSA, encoded by the coding sequence ATGCCACCACAGCATGCTCTCCCGGCATCACTGAGTCTGAAAGATCATCTACCGACCGCAGAGTTAATGGGGGCGGGTGACATCTACTTCAACGATGTCACACTCGACAGTCGTGAGTGTCGCCCGAAAACATTGTTTGTGGCTGCACCAGGTCGAAATAGTCATGGCAGCCAGTTTCTCGAAGAGGCCATTTCCCGCGGCGCTGTGGGAGTGGTGACTTCTCAAGTCTTACCGAATTGCCCGCTTCCCCAGTGTGTCGTGGCGAATCCTCGGGCGGCTTATGCTTATCTCTCGCAATCGCTGTACGGTCATCCCGCCAGCCGCCTGAGAATGATGGGAGTCACGGGGACCAATGGAAAAACGACAGTCAGTTGGATGACGAGAGCGCTGATGGCCAAATCCGGGTATCGGACGGGCTTATTGGGAACCGTGGAATACTTTGATGGTTATCGTGCAGAGCCCTCGGTATTGACGACTCCTGATGCGAAATTGATGGCTTTCTGGCAGCATCGCATGGTCAGCCGGGGGACAACTCATCTGGCCATGGAACTTTCGAGTCACTCTCTGGATCAATCGCGAGCCGCAGCGTTACCACTTGATTGTGCAATTGTTACCAATATCACGCACGATCATCTCGATTATCATGGTGATTTTGCCAGTTATCGCGAAGCCAAAGCCCGGATTCTGGATCTCGTTAAGCCAGGCGGAACCATCGCATTGCATATCAACGACCCGGGAGCCGCCTCGCTGGCGAGTCTGGTGCCTGCGGAATGCCGTCTGATTCGCTATGGCGTGAATGTCGATGCCGAGCTCTCGGCTCAGATTCTGAGTGAATCCTTAAGCGGGACGACATTCCGTGTGCAGTACCAGGGCCAGGTGATGCAGATGAAGCTGCGGATTCTGGGGCGGCACAACATCGAGAACGCACTGGCAGCTTTAGCTGCCGGGCTGGCCTGGAAAGTTCCCTTTTTATCGATGGCAGAAGCCTTGGAAGAGTTTCGGCCAGTGCCGGGAAGAATGGAACGCTGCACTTGGGGTGAACCGTTTGATATTTTTGTGGATTACGCTCACACCCCTGATGCATTGAGCAGAGCGTTATGTTCGCTGCGCGGGCTGACGAGAGGCCGGTTGATTTGTGTCTTTGGGGCTGGCGGAGATCGCGATGCCACCAAACGGCCACTGCTGGGTCGTGCTGCCAGCCAGGCCGATGTCGCCATCGTTACCAGTGATAATCCGCGATCAGAAAACCCCGAAAAGATCATTCAGCAGATTTGTGATGGGGTGCCTGCTCAACAAGTCGAAGTCGTGATTGAAGTCGACCGAAAGCTGGCAATTCAACATGCCATTGAGCAGGCGTTGCCCGGTGACATGATACTGATTGCCGGGAAGGGACATGAGAGCGAGCAGATTATCGGAGCCAGTCATCTCCCTTTCGATGATCGGCGAGTGGTGCGTGAGCTGCTGGAAAATCGATCCAAGGAATCTTTGAATCGGTTGCCACCAGCCAAATCTTTCATTGCAAACTCTTATTCAGCAAGTGGTTGTAGCGATATGGCTCCCGCTTCTTCGCCCATGGGGATGGCTTTACAGACGGAAGCCATTCTGCCCAATCCCGCCGCTGTCGAAACAGATTCCTTGCAGCGTGTGAGTGCCTGA
- a CDS encoding ATP-binding cassette domain-containing protein, with the protein MNPAPILIRNLYVHNLQGVDIEIPLQQLVVVSGVSGSGKSSLAFDTLFAEGQRSYIETFSLATRQLLEKFERPAVDRLENIPPTIALRQLAQTGDKSRSQYVDAQNFGSVTSIADHLKLLFLRCGSVICPTCQRKITSSSPAEVAQRLAKLPQGTRILVTMKVPEKSALQLSFDSQTAGPSRNSTKRTAPPRLPTEKAHQALIEELRQQGFRRGLFQTEALSENFVTHEFSKDLPQHFELVAVIVDRLIAGSQTIERMLESCETAMRYGAGAIGLWAQTPLPESAYLACTIDGQAWYRHEFNTRYRCEPCQRDFPKPQLALLDDEPPPQTPPASQTIASTVSPSTIFQQSLSLGNVSWQNAGKQSLDQLEYLLQQARKEYFASGSFEETSNLRDQSLWEHVLQRIEWCRRLGLDHLPLFRSVSGLSGTEYRRARLIPLLSAGLVNTLYILDEPLAGLDDQTACIVLDAIQSLLKSGNSLLMVEHHPLAKKRANFVIEMGPGAGSEGGRIVYAGSSPAPTQPWPEHDQVKLTAPRVLREPAGWIDPGPINLKNLQQFQWKLPLGLLCVVTGPHGSGKSAALIDALQPTSHGDTLPALAGHPLWMVDSSPLKGQPSQMLIGLLDLFGEVRALFGQTPEAKNRQLTARFFSLHVAQSGRCSQCKGTGQISADLTFFNEASMTCPNCHGKRYRRDALEIRYRGLNIAEALDLTVAEALTYFKGHHKLQSMLTTLSRTGLRYLRLGQTLKSLSGGERQRIKLALALGQPVENGIFICDEPTMGLHDQDAHQLMHAFLELVSIGHTVWLADIHPVALSWADWVIQLGSQTPLTLPEVLFSGPATTFRQSE; encoded by the coding sequence ATGAATCCCGCACCTATCCTGATCCGCAATCTTTACGTGCACAATCTGCAGGGAGTCGATATCGAGATTCCCCTGCAGCAGCTCGTCGTGGTCAGCGGGGTGAGTGGTTCAGGGAAGTCGAGCCTGGCCTTCGATACACTGTTTGCAGAAGGTCAGCGGAGTTACATCGAAACTTTTTCACTGGCCACGAGGCAACTTCTCGAAAAGTTCGAGCGTCCTGCCGTCGATCGACTGGAAAACATTCCGCCGACAATCGCCCTGCGACAACTCGCCCAGACAGGTGACAAATCTCGAAGCCAGTATGTCGATGCTCAAAACTTCGGCTCTGTGACCAGCATTGCCGACCATTTGAAGCTGCTGTTTCTCCGCTGTGGCAGCGTGATCTGTCCCACTTGCCAGCGTAAAATCACTTCATCCTCTCCGGCAGAGGTGGCCCAGCGGCTTGCAAAACTCCCACAGGGAACACGAATTCTGGTGACCATGAAGGTACCGGAAAAATCGGCTCTTCAATTATCTTTCGACTCACAAACTGCAGGTCCCAGCCGGAATTCAACGAAGCGTACCGCACCGCCTCGCTTACCAACAGAAAAAGCACATCAGGCTCTCATCGAAGAACTCCGTCAGCAAGGTTTTCGCCGAGGTCTCTTTCAAACAGAAGCTCTCTCCGAAAACTTTGTCACTCACGAATTTTCTAAGGATCTGCCACAGCATTTCGAACTTGTCGCCGTCATTGTTGATCGCTTAATCGCAGGCTCACAAACCATCGAACGCATGCTCGAAAGCTGTGAAACAGCCATGCGATACGGGGCCGGCGCGATCGGTCTTTGGGCACAAACTCCTCTACCGGAAAGCGCCTATCTTGCCTGCACAATTGATGGCCAGGCGTGGTACCGGCACGAGTTCAACACACGTTACCGATGCGAACCTTGCCAGCGAGATTTCCCGAAGCCACAACTGGCACTGCTCGATGATGAGCCCCCCCCACAAACCCCACCAGCCTCACAAACCATAGCAAGCACCGTCTCACCCTCGACGATCTTCCAGCAGTCATTGAGCCTGGGGAATGTCAGTTGGCAAAATGCTGGCAAACAATCGCTGGATCAACTCGAGTATTTGCTTCAGCAAGCCCGGAAGGAATACTTCGCTTCTGGGAGTTTCGAAGAGACTTCGAACCTGCGAGATCAATCCTTGTGGGAGCATGTTCTCCAGAGAATTGAATGGTGCCGCAGGCTCGGATTGGATCACCTGCCGCTTTTCCGAAGCGTCAGTGGTCTTTCGGGAACTGAATATCGTCGGGCCAGGCTCATCCCGCTCCTCTCAGCGGGTCTGGTCAATACGCTCTATATTCTGGATGAGCCACTCGCCGGACTGGATGACCAGACAGCGTGCATCGTGCTCGACGCCATCCAGAGCCTCTTAAAGAGTGGCAACAGCCTGCTCATGGTCGAGCACCATCCCCTGGCGAAAAAACGAGCCAACTTTGTGATCGAAATGGGCCCGGGAGCTGGCAGTGAAGGAGGCCGCATCGTTTACGCTGGTTCTTCTCCTGCGCCAACTCAGCCATGGCCGGAACATGATCAGGTCAAACTCACTGCACCAAGGGTCTTGCGGGAACCCGCCGGCTGGATCGATCCCGGCCCGATCAACCTCAAAAATCTCCAGCAATTTCAATGGAAGCTTCCACTGGGTCTGCTCTGCGTCGTCACGGGTCCGCATGGATCTGGGAAATCAGCGGCACTCATCGATGCTCTTCAGCCGACTTCCCATGGAGACACACTTCCTGCACTCGCTGGCCATCCCCTCTGGATGGTCGATTCGTCACCATTGAAAGGACAGCCTAGCCAGATGCTGATCGGCTTGCTCGATCTTTTCGGAGAAGTTCGAGCACTCTTCGGCCAGACACCAGAAGCCAAAAACCGGCAATTGACAGCCAGGTTCTTCAGCCTGCATGTTGCCCAGAGTGGACGCTGCTCTCAATGCAAGGGGACTGGCCAGATCTCTGCCGATCTCACCTTTTTCAATGAAGCCTCGATGACCTGCCCGAACTGTCACGGGAAGCGTTACCGCCGCGATGCTCTGGAGATTCGCTACCGGGGGCTGAATATTGCGGAAGCACTTGATCTGACTGTCGCGGAAGCCCTCACCTACTTCAAAGGGCACCACAAACTTCAAAGCATGCTCACGACGCTCTCTCGCACAGGATTGAGATACCTGCGCCTGGGGCAAACTTTGAAGTCACTCTCCGGCGGAGAACGACAACGCATCAAACTGGCCCTGGCACTTGGTCAGCCCGTCGAAAATGGCATTTTTATCTGCGATGAGCCCACCATGGGCCTGCACGATCAGGATGCTCACCAATTAATGCATGCCTTTCTGGAACTGGTCAGCATTGGCCACACCGTCTGGCTGGCCGACATCCATCCCGTGGCATTATCCTGGGCAGACTGGGTGATTCAGCTCGGCTCGCAAACTCCGCTGACGTTGCCAGAAGTCTTGTTTTCTGGTCCAGCGACCACATTCCGTCAGAGCGAATAG